The Calothrix sp. PCC 7507 DNA segment ACTCCTGACAAATGACCAATAACAAATGACAAATGACCAATTCCATCGGCAAGCGGCTAGAACAATACACGAATAAACGCCCCCAAGAAGTCTTACTCGTCACAGTGGAAATAGCCAATACTTCGGCTGCGCTCAATAACCACGAGGAAGACACAATTGCTGTATTTAAAGGCTTTTCTAGTTCCTTAATGCGCCCAACTGCATTTGATCCCGATGTGCCTGTTTTGCCAGATGAGGCCAATATCCTCAGCATTGATCGAGTAGCTAGTCCCTACAATCCTGAAGCACCCCGTTATATCCAACAAGGGTTATCTTGGGAATCCATGCAGGCGCTACTATTAGAGGTTGGCGTTTAACTAATTACTAATTACAAATCTGTAGACAATTGTGGCTCTAAACTCACTCCCTCAACCAGCTAAACAGACCTTCTACTGTGAGGTGAAAGTCTTTGGCGAATTCCGGTACTGGCAATCGTGACTCTGGTGCATCATAGACCGTAGTTGGTTGATCTGGTAAGTAAACAAACACAGATTTTTCCTCTGGATCAATTAGCCATCCCATCTGAGTTCCATGTTTAAGACAATGCAGAATATTTTTAGTAACTTTAGTTTGGCTCTGATCAGGTGAAAGAATTTCGATTGTCCAATCTGGAGCGATCGCAAAAACGTTAGCAACTCCACCATTGTCATTGCGTGGAATTCTACCCCACTGAAACACAGCAATATCAGGTACAGTTGAGCGTCCACCAAACGTACAGCGTAGTTCTGTGAAAGCCCGTGCGATCTGTTTAGGTTTGACGACCAAGTTGATTGCAGGCGATAGTTCAGTCTGAATTACGCTGTGTTCTCCTTGTGGCATCGGTTTCTGGACGATCAATCCATTAATGTACTCGCTGGCAGGTTCTGTTTCCGGCAATTGTAGAAATTCTTCTAGGGTCAGGGCTTTAGTAAGAGCTTGTACCATTTTAAGACTCCCTGAAGAGGAGTACAATATTGTGACTCTATTTGTTATTCTACAAACGTACTAGGTAGTTGAAAAATCCGTGAGATTCAAGCCAGCAGAATATCGAAGGCTGGTTAATTCTGGTACGTTCTAAAAACCGCTTAGTGATTGACTGTGCAATGAATGCAGGTGCAATCATTGTTACGTCTAATATTCGAGATTTTCTGAGTGCGAAAGAGTCTTTGGGGCTGCGAATTCTGATATCAGAAGTAGGGGCTTAACTAAAATTAATTCGTAATTTTGTAAAAATTGGTAGGGTAGTCGATAAATTAGAATTTGGACA contains these protein-coding regions:
- a CDS encoding Uma2 family endonuclease, whose product is MVQALTKALTLEEFLQLPETEPASEYINGLIVQKPMPQGEHSVIQTELSPAINLVVKPKQIARAFTELRCTFGGRSTVPDIAVFQWGRIPRNDNGGVANVFAIAPDWTIEILSPDQSQTKVTKNILHCLKHGTQMGWLIDPEEKSVFVYLPDQPTTVYDAPESRLPVPEFAKDFHLTVEGLFSWLRE